In Trichoplusia ni isolate ovarian cell line Hi5 chromosome 2, tn1, whole genome shotgun sequence, the DNA window GGACGTTTGGCAATCTCCCAaaaggtttaaaacaaaactagtttCCTACAAAATTAGTCCCCAGGGCACCTGTAACGTGACCTAACTTACCGCCGCTTTACTACAGACGTAGTTTTCCCTGCTTCTTTGGACCTACCAGTTCGtaggagtttttatttaaataaaaataaaaggaattgtACCAGGCGATATCagagaagaaaaagataaaaataagtcagtaaaaaattaaaaaaatatttaactaacacaTTATATATTccttaatattacttaatttacatacccagatatctatgtataagaaatgtttaacaagatccaacagacaaactatgtcgatagttttgttggacattgcatcagatttaatgttcttatcatgtacctgtttaataaataaataaataaattgttgccAAAAGGAGATTTTTTGTGAGTATTTATtgacttaatttaatttccaacTTTTACTTTGGTGTTTACTCAccgtaataattaaaatttactaaaaaaaaaccgttttgaattatgcataatttttttttatatgagatTTTGCGACTCtatttctttgaaattaaattttaactaccATCAAACCCacgttcaattttaaatatttttaatataaattttcttatgaaatattaaCCACGTCCAAAAAAgcttctaaattaaaatcacttctATAACCTGTAAAGAgaattttaatgtcattatcCTTTTAAACTTGTCGTATATCAAATTTAATGGAAACATACCTTTTATAGCCTACAAAATCCCTTCTATCCGTTATAAATTAATCCGTAATTTTGATAGCATATTGGAAAATTTGATAGCACTGGAAGACTGCCAGAGAGCTATCCAATTAACACATTTTAAGTGAATGAAATTCGAAAGTGTCTCATGTTTTAAAGATGAACGAATTTGCACAAAATCATTCAAtactaatgttattaaaatgtaacttgtttGCGTGTTGTTACCCTAAATAAGTGAGTAACGTAATTATCTAGATTCGCttgttttgtgattgttttcGTTTGGTCTTATTTATGCTTTGAGGTCTAAGGCGAAGGATTGTTTGTGTATCGTATTTAATACTAGtacctacttttaaaattatgtaatagaGATTACTTGCCACAAGGGGAATGTATTTATGCAAGAAATGTTGTTCAaaactgcacagatagccgagtagtgaggtcaccacgccattgagcgcgacgtgtcgcaagttcgatccccgcgtaggacaaacattctGTTCTCCTCAAATGtctgtcctgagtttgggtgtgttgatgcatgtgatttgaatatttgggAAACCCCCGACATAAGGGTTACACTtcttaagacttttttttttaaacaaaaaactttggGTGTCccatgaaaaatgaaaatggctaaattaaaatccaaaatCTAATTAAGTTCTTAATTGGTTAGGTTGCGAGTTCCTTTAAGCTGTTTGTAATAAATCGAAATCAAAGTCAGTCGAATTCTTGTAATacgttaaataaaagaaattctatTATACCACATAGTAGCAAGTAAACATATTGTATTCGAGCATACCGaaactatgtattggaaatacCTTCGTCGAATTCCTTCTGTGATCCCAAGAATTTGGTATTATTGTAGGACATTTGATTTAATAGAATATTGCGGTGATGTTGTTTTACTGTCGAATTTCATACTGAGTTAAGTACATTTCGTACATGTCTAACAATTCTTTggaaaaattgaatgaaatccCTTAGCACTTTTATATTTGGGAAAGTTTATGATCTTTACTATTTACTTTCATGATAAAAATGTCGAAATTCACTTTCTCTGACCGTCAAAATATAGGTAAAAGCGTAgtctatcaaataaaaaacacccATACACAGTCCAGAATAGTTTTTATGATCGGTGCAAACTGTTTaccattttgttaaatatttaagttagtaaatatgtaagttatggACTAATGAATGCTGGAGACAAATAATTGGTAGATTTCAAAAAGTCTAAAACCCACGTTTTAAGTGCCACTCCATTCACACTTTATCAGTATCGGTCGAGCCGGAGCTAAAATTCTCAGCCTACTACCTACTATCAAAAAGTGCCTCAAagtgagttgcaaaaatccaacctaaaaacaaccaaacaaaaaatgagtaaaaaacgtgggaaaatcatTTCGCATTTCCTCTGCCCAAGTGGCATTTTTAAAAACgtgatattttattaccttCAGTCACGTGATTGACCTGACTGACCTGTTATCTCCAAACAATCAAGGGTACCGTAGTTAGCATTTGTGAAAATGTTTCTTTGCTAGAGAGGCTAACTTTCCATcaacaaaagttaattaaaaaaacaaaattaattaacacgtcCTTTTTCAAAAACGAAAATCTTGACCATTAATGAACGTCCATCCAGTTCGCTCTCAAATCAGAAAGGAATGTTCCTTCATTAAGGCCGTCAGTCTCTCCTTGCGATGTTTTTCACAGATGAAGATAGATGGTTCCCCTTAACAGGATTCAAGGGAAAAACataagaataaattaacaatgttttcttttcacaGCTACTTCGCACCTTAAGGCTATGTTATGTTCGTAAAATTGGATATTAAATTACGTTGTGATAGCTtaggtaattatgtaaattatattcggcttcctttattaaatttgatttgctACCGTTTTTAAGtggataaattttaattaatgtcgcTTAAATATGGAATATTGACTTTGGAGGGCATCATTAAAAATTTGGGAGTTAGTTAACTTTGTTAGTCTCCATAAACAGGAGGCAAGCTCAAACCCCAATGCCCGAGATTTCTCTAATTTGTCGAGGTATTTGGGGCCATTCCCGTTCACCATAAGATTAACCTTAATATGTCTTATAAGTAACCCACACGATAAAAATTCCTAAAGGCGATCCGGAAAGAGATGAATTTTGTGATTCAAGAActattagttaattaaaatttattttcattcaactgacacaggtccaacatgcaaaTTCTCTTTTGAGAATATGAATCTAAATGGAtactgtcattttttttgtaatatcttaAAGGATACCTCTTGGCTTCGTAGAATCGAGATCATGCAGTAGATTACTCGTAGCCCTCTTCCACATCGGCAATAAAAGTCATGGTTAGCCCGTCGCTGTGCCTATAAGTAGCAAGCtagaaaaagtaaacaatttgcCAAAACATTGCCGTAAACATGCAAAAGGTAATTAAACATAAGTGCAATTAATCACCTCCTAATATCAGAATAATGTGACATGAGCACACAGTACCCTCTCACGAAATATAGGAACTatcaaaaaagaattttattgcCTAGTCTTAAGGTCCTATAAAATGTGGTCCTACATATGACCACAAGCTGAACCCCTTGTGAAAGTAGCGTGATGGATGATGACAAACTACTTTCCTGACTAAAAATTGTTTGCAAACATAAGTTTGTTTGGACGCTTCATTATTGTTCCAAGAAATTGTTGTCAGAAGAAAAAGTAGATTAGAGACCATCATTCTCTTCAGTGTGcattaatcaaaaacaaaaataaaagtatgggctgattaaaaaaaacaaaagttgttgctAATTTTTTTCGAGCCTCTTTGTTGCTacttgcttttaaaaatactaaaaaaatacctattcaaatcattttaaacacgttaggtttttatataaataaaagaagtgtTTTTACAAAACCCCCCGAAGTCATGGCCgttaaaaattttattatagttttaaatataacaaaatattcctGGCACACCAGACGTTCAAAGGCCTtgttctaaaaaaacaaaactttcgaAAAGAGAAAGaagaatttatacaaaacacgCAATCCTACTTAAAGGGCCATGTCTATTAAAATGAATTCGCCCTTTCTTTAGCgttcaagaaatattttgagaaaCCGAATCTTTGATCATCCGTCCTCATATTTAGCAGCAGGTGTCTTTTACTCCATAACTTTATGAATTACTGTCGTAGTAAAGCGATCTGAAGTATATTTACGATCAATGAGGAACGAAACTGCACAATTTAGAAGTTAAAACGACTTTGATTAGTCATAAAATGGAGTGAAAATTccatttgtttttagaaatatatattattttattttattaaaataacgtaTGATATGTACTAGTTTATAAGAAGCTAGAACTCTCAAGAAACGCAAGAACTGACCACTGAGCTGAGCACTTTTTACAATGCGCTTTTTAGTTGAagaaataggtacctatataatatatgCCCTCAAAAAATAGCTCGTAGAACTTAAACGTTTTGCAACATCTGCACCACATTTGATATAGGTAACCTTCTGTTTTCATGTTATTTGCCAAcaataagaatatattaaacGTTTACTAAAACCTcattacacaaaaacatttctgCATGTTTTATGGCTCACATAAGCCACGTTTGCGGCTCATATCCACAGCTGTGTTCCCCCTAATCCATCTTAGAAGACAGGTTTGCTGTCATTGTAAACATTCGCGCATTATACATGAATAAATGTTGGTATTCGAACCTCTTTTGTTAAGGTAATCTTTTACCATTGTTCCCATATTGCTATGTATTTGAAGCTTTGgtttatttagaaactttttagTATGAACGTTCTTGTGTAGTGAAGGGAAAGAAAGGAGGTTTAAGTGGAATGAAGGAGttatatgtattaatttaatagggTAAAGCATGACTGCACCGGTCAAGACAAAATTACtttcaatgttttaaactaCATTATATTCTACTTAAATATTACGGTATGATACAATACGGTATTGATACGGTATGCATGGCAATAGCTGCCGAAACTCAGTGAGCCCTTGTCCATAAATGCAAGGACTGGGCAACAAAACACTTGTTACTACTCAGaaatgacacaaaaaataacttaattataacaattgaatgaaataaactGATGATACACATAATGTACTCAAACGGTACGAGGATTAGTCGGATGGCAACTTAACAAAAAGTTACAAAGTATATATAGGACAATAAACAGTGTGGATCCCAAAAAACAGTAAAAGCTTTGGTTGGACCACTAATCATGTTTGGCTAAAGAAAGGGCAAGGCCAGCTGGTGGCCAATTTGTCAAGATGTCGCCTTATCTGAAGTACGCAGACGAGAGAAGCTGAAGCTCCTAgatttatacttttttcttacttaaataagtaggtaaattaaattgatatcagTTATGGCTTTGACTTGAAACTCTGAAAGGACTTGTCAATCTTTGCAGGTGAATTTCgctttttaaaagtattgttgTCAGTGTCGGGTATTCCCTCGTCGAGAAGAGGATTCCTTTTTGAAAACTatagaaaatttgtttttgattagaATATGAGTGCATTTGCGcgtcttttaatatttttagtataggAAATATGAACATTATGCCGTTGAGTCAAAAATTAATTTGcggtaactttttaattttgtaagttcAAGTGTTTCTTACTCTGTGTGGTAAAGTACTAAAAGCTAATGCTTACATTATAGGTAAGAATATTCAATTTACCTTTATTTCGCTGAATTTGCAGGATTTATAAAGGTGCTCAAAGATAATGCCGTAAAAAAGTAAGGGCCGGGTTATAAGGATTCATTCTTTATTAcaatatgttaatgtttttcTATCTGACAAGAACCTGCACCTTAATAACTTAACATAATATTGGAAGTGGAATCAATTCTCGTACTGAATAttgttagaaataatattaatagtctTCGTACGTTCTAACTTTACTAACGTTCTAATGAATGAAATGAGACACGAAGAatttcatgaatttaaaaaaaaatgacatgaGTCATCCAGTCACTAATCGTCCTCTCATCATCTACCCTAACTacacaacaatttaaaaacaatgatgTCCTTGAACATGCATAGGATTCGTGATTAATTGCGATATGACGCCTTTTTCCAACTTTCTTAGTACTCAGacgttttgtgtttatttatttatcaaataacatacacaacataacAGTTTACATAAAATCGTTGGGCAGTcagataatacaattacaacagaaacttaaacactaaaaaaggggacaaaagtctacaaattataaaatttacacataaacataaacaagaattaaacaacaataaacaatcaCATAGGAAACAGTAAACAATCACCTTTCGTTCCTCAATTCACAGAATTTCAAACACATATAACAAAAATCCACCCATTTCGTCGCAAACAGATCGCATTCAGGTTCTGACGTCAAGAGAGCGTTGAGCAGAGTGAGCGCGCGGATGAGCGGAGAGTTAGTGTGTGAGACAGTGCGAGCTTCAGGCACGGCCAGCAAAGGTGCGTGGTCTGAGCTGCATTTTGGGTACCATGGGAACATAAAGACTGACTACCTGGGACACCAACTCAGGGTAAGAAGCGCATAAACTCTaatacgattaaaaaaaaatcacacttaAAACAACAGCATTTTACCcggtaaagtaaaaaaaaattagaaattagaAGCACTGCAAACATAAATCAAACTAATTGCAATCCTGTTTCTGATTGGCCGCTCAtgcattatttattcataacattACTTGTTCCATTTTACGTGAATACAACAAACACTTCCTCTATATCTATTGTTTAAGACCTGTACTATGAGCACTAAACAGGACCGTCACAATCATGTAAACGAGACAGCGCAATACAACGCGTGGTGGTATCCTACTAGCACAACGGCAAAAGTCCTCATTTAAGAGTTTATGGATGGGGGGAGAAACCTTCAGTTGCTTTGggatttaatcaaatattgcAATATGTAAATGCTATTTGTACTGGGAATGTTGTTgatttctcttttgtttttactagtAGTTATAATCTGCATAAGTATGAGATTTATATTAACTCTCATTTGTAAAAGCAATTATCTGCGGTCATACATACATTACAAAGAAGTAACGTCTACATGAATAGTCAAGTGGTcaaggtcaccatgccaaatcAACAAAGTATGACTTGTCACAGGGTAGGACAAATAATGTGGAAgatccataaatgcttgttctgaatctgagTGTCTACATGTGCATctgatttaaatgtttatgagtCTCCGAAATACCTAAATGACTTTGACCGATGAATAAACGTCAACCGATGAGATGTACACTTACTGTTGgcgattaaaattattaaaatcagaaattcTACGCAAATACCCTATCGAAAACACCATTTGATGACTGTACGATTCAACATCCgaataatatcaaaaatctcAGTCTCATTTTAACTTTCATTTCCTTCATTATTGTTGTCCACTGAAGCATACAAAACACTCTTTGTCAGGATATAAAAACCATTAAGAAATCACTTCCTCGTGAAAAGAAAATGGAGtctaagtgattttttatttctaccgGTAATGGCATCTGACATGCCGGAATAGGCTTTTAACTCATGAACGTGTGAAATACGGGCCGCATTGTTATGTAAAAGGGGTCGTTTAAATCATATAAGTCATTTAAAGGACAAAAAAAACCTGTCTGAGTCTGAAGAGTCTGAGTCAAAGTTGTGGCACAGGGTTCTGTACAGGTATATGGAAAAATCGGTTGTGTGACAAATCAATTTGTGGATAGCCTCCTTTTTTCTTTAACTACCAACAAGTTTAAGTCCATTTTTAGTAGAAATTTGTTATTACAGTGGCAGCAAAACTACACCACCCGCGAAAATTTCAACattctagctatcacggttcataagatgcatcttggtgacggacggacggacaggcTGAGGAGCCTAAGCAACAGGTTTCAGTTTATATACGAATATACGAAATTCTAAAAATGAAACGagtagtatattattaaaaataaatacattattaacttACGGTTGATTGTTAAGCTTTCAGCTATTGTACTCTAAGGGTAGTTAATTTTAAGACACTCTTAAGTGTTACATCTCTACTTTGTATGAAAAGTAACGGCAACTTGAAAATTTTAGTTTCAGCTATACTCGTTCGGCTATTAATTCTATGCCAGGAACTCattaaggaggttttattcattttcaacgTCTATTAAAACAGGAAAGTTCTCGGTTTGTAAGTCTCTTgttgtaaactaaaaaaataaagtccaaATTGTAgaaaacacatttattatattagatgtTTTGTACTTAaagtacttaatatatttacaaacaaaatcaatattcattGATACTATACATAGAACGAATTATTTcgtaaaatgtttgatttacataaataagtaggtattctgaataactaaaaagtatttaagaaaaCCCTGTTTCATACTAACATTGGcaactttaagaaactttatTCTCAAATactattgttaaaattatttacacgaatcgtaaaataatttattattattatttaaattattgcgCTAGAAGACAGGTAACTGtgtatgttttatataaattaatttatttccatttataaacattaataaatctttcatttttgtttaaatctaaggaaataaaaataaataaaatatttctttacgattttagatttttcttgtaattgattttatatttattacaacattaaaatattattttaatatactgcatgttgttttatttgagcaattgttttaattttccacCATTTTCCGGCGCGgagcaaaatattattaagtgaaCGGAAACTTAGTTGAGTAAGTTTAAGTagatttaataactattaaatctATTCATTCTAAAAACCGCTAAATcgaaatactgttttattattgttctattttcttaatatcatttatttgaatatcaaaatacGTTAGTACATCTGCTAGGAGGTATCACTGAGCGTATTTGGAATGTATTATTGTAAGTGCTCTTCAAGGAACTTTTCTAGTGCGTGGTAGAGATGCGGCCTGACGCCGACTAAGCCGTGGTCCTCGTCTGTGTAGCTCTGGGGatggaaaaaaaaaagaaatattaggTATGAaggtttaatagaaaaaaactttAGTTACAAAGCTTGTGGATGTCGATAGTTATCTAAAACTTAAATTCCTTTTGAGGAATGAACGCTATAccaaatgtgttttaaaaaatataatgtgtttaaaaatttaTCTCAGCTATTCTTATGGagaaaaatataccaaaaaaattgtCCCAGATTTTGggctaaaattttattaaacctaTTAGGTACAGTATGATTCATATTATTCCGTAATATCGATGTGAGAAGTGCTACCTAAGGTCGGGTTCTCTCCCGGTACCTGCAGTATATCAAGCCGGTACAATAACGATCGTCCCAAGGGTGCGATCTGTTGAGCCAGCGAATGTTCTAGAAcccattatttatataaacgaGCGGATATTTCCACAGGCATTACTTCTCGACGTTTCTAAGTGCGAAACTTTTGAACATCGCTTTTGAGATTGTGTTCTTTCAACTCCTAAATTTTATGTGGATGGGCGTCTGCTATACGTTGATGGCTTATGCTGAACGACGTTTTCCTGAAGATGCTGGCCTAAAACGCTCTTATCATTCATACGAAGTTTAGGTACTGAATGTGCTGTCATATAGGGTTTCTTCTGATATACATTTTCAAgtgtttcaaacaaacaacctcTTCTACTATAACACTTCAACAGTATAAAAATGTGGTGGTTAGGCCAGCTATGGCCCAAAAAAGTCACATATCAATAAAGGCTTAACTTATAGAAAAAGTGACGTATAGACTCACCATCTGTGTGAAGTAAACGTCTCGCCTTTGCAGCAACCGTGAAAGCAGCATGGCGTGCTGGTAGTGCACGTTGTCGTCAGCTGTTCCGTGGATCAAGAAGTAGCTCTTGTCACGGAGAGCATCCGCCTGCGCAACACAAAGGAAATATTGTCAGCAACTTCCTAATAGATCAAATGTATGATACACTCGAAAAAGGTTACAGGCCAAACGGAAAACTATTTTTCGAAGCGAAGTTTCAATCACAGAAAACGGAAATCAATatcaaaacttcttttttactgtaatagataaaattataaacttgagAAAGCCAGAAGACACTTACCACTTGTTCAGTGAGCAGAGAAGATACGGCGTAACCTTCGGCGTTTGTTGATGGCAAGTCCATGTAACGTTCCGTGTAAATCGTGTCTGGAAACAAAGATTTTGTTCAATTAACATAATGTTTGTTGAAACGTACATTTTGGCTTAATCATTGAAAACTAGTTAAACAAGGAAAGTCTATAGTCTAAAGTGACCAGgttcagtttaaaatataagtcaGCGGACTTAAGCTAGCCCTTATCAATTACCAAGAAGGTTTTTCAGAAGTCGAACTTAtagaaagtaaaacaaaatatccttAAGGCTTCGTACCGTAGAACCTCCAGTCGACAACAGGGGCGACGGCAGCAGCGCAGCGGAACACGTTCCCGCCCTCAGCCAGAGCCTTACTGGCCGCGTAACCGCCGTACGACCAGCCCCAGATGCACGTGCGGTTGGCATCCAACCACGAGAAGTTTTCTTGCAAGTATCTATAGGAGAAAAGTGTGGTTTGGTCCATAttctaattttgattaattttaaattaactttacaaTGGAAGGAATGAAACTTTCCTAAGGAAGACCTCTTAATGAAATCGAGCGTCGTTCTTATTTAACTAAGTACCGACAACATCTTTGACaaaaattacacccagaagTAGCTAGAGTGGAAGTGTCGTTGTGTTTTGATTTGAAGAGATATGTACTCACTTGGTGACGGAGATCTGGTCTTCAATCTCGAAGGTACCCAGTTTCTTGTTAAGTGCGAACATGTTGGTGACTCCGCGGAGACCAGATCCTCGGCCGTCGATGTGAGCGATGGCGATGCCCCAGCGACTGACTAGAGAGCTGCCCCAGTCCAGACTCCATTGTTTGGTGACTAGAGCTGTGTCGGGACCTCCATAACTGGAATCAATATTATACATTGTAGAAGAATGTGCAAATCGCAAAGTAGTAGCAAAAAATGAGGGAACATTTAAGTAAGACGGcttaagcataaaaataattaaattgatgggaacaatttaagaaattaatgaaatcaGAAACACACTTAAAGATTTGCCCTGCAGTAGAACACTGATagctatacaaaaaataatattagtttcaaaagCAGAACAACACTCTTTGCAATGCACATAGTTTCGCACCCTAAACAAATGAATGGTATTTTGCTCTTCATACCAAATTCTTTCACCattagatgattttttttacgtgACGTATCAAgacaaaatatgttaatttaattagtctTATACTCACACGTAGACAAGCAGCGGCACATTAGTTCTGTTCTGGTAGTCGACAGGAGCCTGGATGTGCACGTCGGCGGCGGGCAGCCCCACGCTGGTGGGCACGGCGAGGCGGATGGTGGTGGGCAGGACGCGCCCCGACACCGCGGCAGACAGCTCCGCGCTGTCGTCCCATATGTGCACCAGAGTGCCGTTCTGCAAAGGAGTTGTTTAGCTGTTTTAGGAATTGTTGGGTTTAGAAAATTTTGAGTCAAATTACTAGAGACTACTCGTGTTCTGACAAAAAATGATATTGTGATCCTTTTCAGTATTACTTCGAATACTATTTGAGCCCAAGCATAGACTTGTAAAGCAAGATCACATAGTTTAGTTTTTGATATACTGTACTTCGATGCATAATATTTTAGATGAACATCGTTCGACTTTCAGAGTAGACGAAAGAACGTTCCAGATAGAGTCACAAAACCATTTCCCAACTGTACCAATTTCAAACTgccgttaaatatttaaactcaCAGTGTTATAAATGAAGACTTGAGGTACATCAGGTCCAGCGCAGTTGATGCTGATCCAGTCCCCGGAGTCTGTGATCTCAGCCTCGTTGTAGAGACACTCGCCTCCGTCCTCGCGACGGATGTTGCACGTGAAGCACGTCACGCCGCTGGCGTTCGAAGAGTAGATGTGCTGCTCAGCCGAGTCTTCTACGCTGGTGGCCTTGTACCAGCTAGAACGAAGTATGTAGAGTTTTATATAGAGTAAGTGTTGAATAAAACTTGAACTGAAGATCTTATGGAGGACTATCAAAGAGCTACCTCGGGCCAATATCGGATCTAATCAGATCCAACAAAATTGCTATCGAAAAAAGATCAGATGAGCAAAAGTATCAATCTGATCTGCTTGAAAAAACATATGAAACAGAGGCTTATCCCAACTATACGTAAAGTATTacaacattaaacattaaatattgcattgagaattccaataaaataattgtaccACATTTAAAAGTTTGATCTGTACTTATAAGCGCCATCTATCACGTACTGCTAGAAGCACGAAGTAAAACCGATTACTGACTCACAAACTAGATGTCTCTACTAGGTTTCAAACGAAACCAAacatttgaagttatttttgttaaataataaagctaTATCATATTAACGATATAAATTAGTATGAAAATGAAAGGAAGACTTGTTCTTGTTTTGATTCCAAtctcttttataatattcatgatTGTTATTTTCTCATAAAGTAAAAGTAAGTACATGAAACTTACATGACATCATCGTAGGTCCAAGTGAGGATCTCCAGCACGGTGTGAGCCAGGTTGATGCGGTTCTGTGCGGTCCACAAGCCGGTTTGGGTACCGGATGGTTCAGATACCTGCACGATTTGCTTGTACCGGACTCCATCAACAGCCTATAAATTGCGAgcaatgaaaaattaaataggGTATAGACAAAGATAGTCTTTATTCATGGggaaaagcttttaaattcattttagtaAGTTTAAGAAATGGATTTGTCGATATCATCATTGGTACGTAATAATGGATAACTGCCATCTACATGTAGCACGCAAAATTAACGCGTACACTTAActaaacaaatgtttgtttcgTTCTTACATGGATAAAAAACACCTCTGAAGAGGTAGAGTGCGGTCATGAGTTCTCCAAAACTTatatagatggcgttagtaatAATGTACTTTCAGCACATAGGTTTTTGGATCCCGGTATTAACTCAgttaacagaaatacataaataaatacaataatctGAGATAAATGCATACTCATACTCACTTGAGGTAAAATGGTGATGAAAGAAGTGCCGTCCTCGTTGAAGAACAAGGGAATGTTGTCGATCCAGCCGTCAACTTCCTCATACTGGTAAATCTATAAGAAAttacaaatgaaagaaaaaaaatgtatcaaattatCGGCCTTAAATGCGTTTAGTCTTTTCAATGTTCAGACCTCTCAG includes these proteins:
- the LOC113507516 gene encoding venom dipeptidyl peptidase 4-like isoform X1, which gives rise to MADNSNSTLEMGTSDQVLVATKRKKTLSYLIGFVAMVVAIAVVVTLVVVLSGNEGGEASPIEGPDAPTTYIPPPPTQTTTAAATTEGDYSTSEAPTTELPPSPLELQDIIDGLYSPPSFNASWASGSKVLFRNVNGDLVQYDVETDSTMTLVQNSSQILQASGRVRQLSADGNYVMLAYNIAPVYRYSFLARYAAVNIQSSTPVDILPPEIDAEEAFLQNLVWGPSGTALAFVYRNNIYYQESLTAVPRQMTTTGQLNVIYHGIPDWVYEEEVFGSSNAIWFSTDGTKMAYVTFDDSGVRVMRVPHYGVPGSVNYQYTQHHEIRYPKSGTDNPTVSVTLLDLQSNQPTTYPAPTDLNQPILKTVRFVNKDTIALMWTNRIQTILRVQLCTIGQSTCTLIYQYEEVDGWIDNIPLFFNEDGTSFITILPQAVDGVRYKQIVQVSEPSGTQTGLWTAQNRINLAHTVLEILTWTYDDVIWYKATSVEDSAEQHIYSSNASGVTCFTCNIRREDGGECLYNEAEITDSGDWISINCAGPDVPQVFIYNTNGTLVHIWDDSAELSAAVSGRVLPTTIRLAVPTSVGLPAADVHIQAPVDYQNRTNVPLLVYVYGGPDTALVTKQWSLDWGSSLVSRWGIAIAHIDGRGSGLRGVTNMFALNKKLGTFEIEDQISVTKYLQENFSWLDANRTCIWGWSYGGYAASKALAEGGNVFRCAAAVAPVVDWRFYDTIYTERYMDLPSTNAEGYAVSSLLTEQVADALRDKSYFLIHGTADDNVHYQHAMLLSRLLQRRDVYFTQMSYTDEDHGLVGVRPHLYHALEKFLEEHLQ
- the LOC113507516 gene encoding venom dipeptidyl peptidase 4-like isoform X2; its protein translation is MVVAIAVVVTLVVVLSGNEGGEASPIEGPDAPTTYIPPPPTQTTTAAATTEGDYSTSEAPTTELPPSPLELQDIIDGLYSPPSFNASWASGSKVLFRNVNGDLVQYDVETDSTMTLVQNSSQILQASGRVRQLSADGNYVMLAYNIAPVYRYSFLARYAAVNIQSSTPVDILPPEIDAEEAFLQNLVWGPSGTALAFVYRNNIYYQESLTAVPRQMTTTGQLNVIYHGIPDWVYEEEVFGSSNAIWFSTDGTKMAYVTFDDSGVRVMRVPHYGVPGSVNYQYTQHHEIRYPKSGTDNPTVSVTLLDLQSNQPTTYPAPTDLNQPILKTVRFVNKDTIALMWTNRIQTILRVQLCTIGQSTCTLIYQYEEVDGWIDNIPLFFNEDGTSFITILPQAVDGVRYKQIVQVSEPSGTQTGLWTAQNRINLAHTVLEILTWTYDDVIWYKATSVEDSAEQHIYSSNASGVTCFTCNIRREDGGECLYNEAEITDSGDWISINCAGPDVPQVFIYNTNGTLVHIWDDSAELSAAVSGRVLPTTIRLAVPTSVGLPAADVHIQAPVDYQNRTNVPLLVYVYGGPDTALVTKQWSLDWGSSLVSRWGIAIAHIDGRGSGLRGVTNMFALNKKLGTFEIEDQISVTKYLQENFSWLDANRTCIWGWSYGGYAASKALAEGGNVFRCAAAVAPVVDWRFYDTIYTERYMDLPSTNAEGYAVSSLLTEQVADALRDKSYFLIHGTADDNVHYQHAMLLSRLLQRRDVYFTQMSYTDEDHGLVGVRPHLYHALEKFLEEHLQ